A stretch of the Syntrophales bacterium genome encodes the following:
- a CDS encoding tyrosine-type recombinase/integrase, whose amino-acid sequence MPFQTIKTRDGKEIKYIHPEEARRVISVLEGGDRLLVEVLWNTGARIGEVMELKREAVDFDDKTIAIRNTQKKKTLPKEGKDLKNEIMGLELALRRESGPPLKERLEQAKEELLKIEYIQPTSHYRIIPILPELTNHIAKHCADKRI is encoded by the coding sequence ATGCCTTTTCAAACTATAAAAACTCGTGACGGTAAGGAAATCAAATATATTCACCCCGAAGAAGCACGGCGTGTCATATCGGTTCTTGAGGGTGGGGACCGGCTTCTGGTTGAAGTTCTCTGGAATACAGGGGCCAGGATCGGAGAGGTGATGGAACTTAAACGGGAAGCAGTAGATTTCGATGATAAGACTATAGCTATCAGAAACACGCAGAAGAAAAAGACACTGCCAAAAGAAGGGAAAGATCTCAAGAATGAGATTATGGGCCTCGAATTGGCGCTGAGGAGAGAGTCCGGGCCACCGTTAAAGGAAAGGCTTGAGCAGGCAAAAGAGGAACTTTTAAAAATAGAATACATCCAGCCCACGTCACACTATAGGATAATTCCCATATTGCCGGAGCTGACAAACCATATAGCAAAACACTGTGCAGATAAGAGGATAA